One window of the Archangium primigenium genome contains the following:
- a CDS encoding haloacid dehalogenase-like hydrolase, with protein sequence MPRPRPAVRLLSSLALTAGLLVGPLGCDGDQGPPGAPGAPGGAGPEGPAGTPPGPVRLLDDKVGRWLPDNRTRLNTLLSTRGIASAAFNPRDRPVAVFDWDNTVVKNDMGDATLFWMLTHDQVLQPEGRDWARTSTHLTADARAALNRACDSLAAPGEPLPTSTQAPCADEIVSIYTGNKTRAGQAAWDQAVTLTMNTAYAWAAQLQAGHTPEALRGFARAAYAQNAFNPVGTTQTVGTTSGLAFHVKVYDEMVDLIETMQANGFDVWVLTASPQFVVDALSEQLVGIKPQRVVGIRTVADATGRVTARLQGCGTVADGADTLITYDQGKRCWINKAIFHLPAGQQQARAADETRRPVFAAGDSDTDLAFVQDATALKLAINRNRVQLMCNAYANAGGRWLVQPMFVGPRGQQASPYACTTALDAAGQPITDEAGQRFTQDYADSVFALP encoded by the coding sequence ATGCCCCGTCCCCGCCCCGCCGTCCGTCTTCTGTCCTCGCTCGCGCTCACCGCGGGTCTGCTCGTGGGCCCCCTCGGCTGCGACGGCGATCAGGGCCCACCGGGCGCTCCGGGCGCTCCTGGTGGCGCGGGCCCCGAGGGACCGGCGGGCACGCCCCCCGGACCGGTGCGGCTCCTGGACGACAAGGTGGGCCGCTGGCTGCCGGACAACCGCACCCGGCTCAACACGCTGCTGAGCACCCGGGGCATCGCCAGCGCCGCCTTCAACCCCCGTGACCGGCCCGTCGCCGTGTTCGACTGGGACAACACGGTGGTGAAGAACGACATGGGCGACGCGACCCTGTTCTGGATGCTCACGCACGACCAGGTGCTTCAGCCCGAGGGCCGGGACTGGGCCCGCACCAGCACCCATCTGACCGCCGACGCGCGCGCGGCCCTCAACCGCGCCTGTGACAGCCTCGCCGCGCCGGGTGAGCCCCTGCCCACGAGCACCCAGGCGCCTTGCGCGGACGAGATCGTCAGCATCTACACCGGCAACAAGACGCGCGCGGGCCAGGCCGCCTGGGACCAGGCCGTCACCCTGACGATGAACACGGCCTATGCCTGGGCGGCCCAGTTGCAGGCGGGCCACACGCCGGAGGCGCTGCGCGGCTTCGCCCGGGCCGCCTACGCGCAGAACGCCTTCAACCCCGTGGGGACGACGCAGACGGTGGGCACCACGTCCGGGCTCGCCTTCCACGTGAAGGTGTACGACGAGATGGTGGACCTCATCGAGACGATGCAGGCCAATGGCTTCGACGTGTGGGTGCTCACCGCCTCGCCCCAGTTCGTCGTGGACGCCCTCTCCGAGCAGCTCGTGGGCATCAAACCCCAGCGCGTGGTGGGCATCCGCACCGTCGCGGACGCGACCGGTCGCGTCACCGCGCGGCTCCAGGGCTGCGGCACCGTGGCCGATGGCGCCGACACGCTCATCACCTATGACCAGGGCAAGCGCTGCTGGATCAACAAGGCCATCTTCCACCTGCCGGCCGGGCAGCAGCAGGCGCGCGCCGCGGACGAGACCCGGCGGCCGGTGTTCGCCGCGGGCGACTCGGACACGGACCTGGCGTTCGTCCAGGATGCCACCGCGCTCAAGCTCGCCATCAACCGCAACCGCGTGCAGCTCATGTGCAACGCCTACGCGAACGCCGGGGGCCGCTGGCTCGTGCAGCCCATGTTCGTCGGGCCCCGCGGTCAGCAGGCCTCGCCCTATGCCTGCACCACCGCCCTGGACGCGGCGGGCCAGCCCATCACCGACGAGGCCGGCCAGCGCTTCACCCAGGACTACGCGGACAGTGTCTTCGCGCTGCCGTGA
- a CDS encoding chalcone isomerase family protein: protein MARNGWGAGVGGLAMALMLWAAPAQAREMAGVRMPDSLSLEGRSLSLAHMDLEEKFFFKVYVWSLYLEQKPRAKSEAISANCVKRLQFRFLRKVSRAQLVDAFEEGLASNPALRGGAMRQELDRLLGSLKDVPEGGELVITYVPGGGLRVSGEASHGLSVAGKTFADALFVSWLDQHPVFKT from the coding sequence ATGGCGCGGAACGGGTGGGGGGCGGGGGTCGGGGGACTGGCGATGGCGCTCATGTTGTGGGCGGCGCCGGCCCAGGCGCGAGAGATGGCCGGCGTGAGGATGCCGGATTCGCTGTCGCTGGAGGGGCGCAGCCTGTCCCTGGCGCACATGGACCTGGAGGAGAAATTCTTCTTCAAGGTCTACGTCTGGTCGCTGTACCTGGAGCAGAAGCCCCGGGCGAAGTCGGAGGCCATCTCCGCCAACTGCGTCAAACGGTTGCAGTTCCGCTTCCTGCGCAAGGTGAGCCGCGCGCAGCTCGTGGATGCCTTCGAGGAGGGACTGGCCTCCAACCCGGCGCTGCGGGGCGGGGCCATGCGCCAGGAGTTGGATCGCCTGCTCGGCTCGCTCAAGGACGTGCCCGAGGGGGGCGAGCTCGTCATCACCTACGTGCCGGGCGGAGGCCTGCGCGTGTCGGGTGAGGCCTCGCACGGGTTGAGCGTCGCCGGCAAGACGTTCGCCGACGCGCTCTTCGTGTCCTGGCTGGATCAGCACCCCGTCTTCAAGACGTGA
- a CDS encoding PAS domain S-box protein, translating to MLVNQASVGISQRSLDGTLTLANQRFCDIVGRPLEGVLGQTHASFTHPEDRDSSAAQFQRLLETGEAFTVEKRYLRPDGATVWVNNHVSLARDDAGRPEFIICVTHDISDRKRAEQRLQEGDERLRLAQEAGGVGLFTYELATHRIHVTPQFCHLFGLEPVESLPIADVEALIHPEDRHLASTAEMRLSGQLTTAVEYRIRQARTGAVRWISRRADLFRDTSGKPLRLIGVVQDVTEHRASEDALRQANEQIQLVLNSSAVIGAWQWDVPNNRITGDERFAQSFGFTPEQAAQGAPLKAFVESIHPEDRDRTVALISRTLETGGPYRHEYRVRHARGEYLWVEATGYCVVDAQGKPLRFPGLLIDIDERKQAELRQSVFMEISDRLRDMTDTADIAGAVMPRVGKLFHALRAGYGSIDSQQELVNMEREWVAGPDVSSVAGIHRFSDYGVFIENLKRGETIAIPDIEKDPRTAPGAANLLGIGIRALLNVPLMEQGRFVAVLYVHDAQARRWNEDEIEFVRNVADRIWTASERIKAMEQLRRANETLEQRVEERTRERDRVWNVSQDLLVVADYEGRFVSVNPAWSAILGWEPEELLGKNSQWLEHPEDHDKSRAEREHLSAGERTQQFENRLRHKDGTYRLLSWTAVAVPERRLVYSSARDITEQRKIEEQLRQSQKMEAVGKLTGGVAHDFNNLLQVISGNLQLLQRDVAGNERGTRRVQTAIGSVERGARLASQLLAFARRQPLAPVVIHLGRLVRGMDDLLRRSLGEDIEVETVISGGLWNTAVDPNQLENVILNLAINARDAMHNTGKLTIEVSNAMLDDRYALTNPEVQPGQYVLLAVSDTGGGMTPEVMERAFEPFFTTKAEGRGTGLGLSMVYGFVKQSGGHVKIYSEVGHGTTLKIYLPRTFDSELPLAGDVVTGPIEGGHETILVVEDDAEVRGTVVEILTELGYRVLKAQDGQSAMAILQSGLLVDLLFTDVVMPGPVRSPDLARQAKALLPDIEVLFTSGYTENAIVHGGRLDPGVHLLSKPHRREDLARKLRQLLDQRAAKLRGKAPTPPPLPAPAPVVTPKPGPLRVLLVEDDEDIRMSALELMDLLGHEVVALPDAESAIRDLPGQRFDVLFTDVTLPGKSGVELAREVRQRYPEMKIIIASGHGRAVLSAEDARMPNLWVLPKPYALPQIQEVLLQVALAS from the coding sequence ATGCTCGTCAACCAGGCGAGCGTGGGCATCTCCCAGCGCTCCCTGGATGGCACCCTGACGCTCGCCAACCAGCGCTTCTGCGACATCGTCGGGCGGCCGCTGGAGGGCGTGCTCGGCCAGACACATGCGTCCTTCACCCACCCGGAGGATCGGGACTCGAGCGCCGCCCAGTTCCAACGATTGCTGGAGACGGGCGAGGCCTTCACGGTGGAGAAGCGCTACCTGCGGCCGGACGGCGCGACGGTGTGGGTCAACAACCACGTCTCGCTCGCCCGGGACGACGCGGGCCGGCCCGAGTTCATCATCTGCGTCACCCACGACATCTCCGACCGCAAGCGCGCCGAGCAGCGGCTCCAGGAAGGCGATGAGCGGCTGCGCCTGGCGCAGGAAGCGGGCGGCGTGGGCCTCTTCACCTACGAGTTGGCCACCCACCGCATCCACGTCACGCCGCAGTTCTGCCACCTGTTCGGCCTCGAGCCGGTGGAGTCCCTGCCCATCGCCGACGTGGAGGCGCTCATCCACCCCGAGGATCGCCACCTCGCCTCCACCGCGGAGATGCGCCTGAGTGGTCAGCTGACCACCGCCGTGGAGTACCGGATCCGCCAGGCGCGGACGGGCGCGGTGCGGTGGATCTCCCGGCGCGCGGACCTGTTCCGGGACACGAGCGGCAAGCCGCTGCGGTTGATCGGCGTCGTGCAGGACGTCACCGAGCACCGGGCCTCCGAGGACGCGCTGCGCCAGGCCAACGAGCAGATCCAGCTCGTGCTCAACTCGAGCGCGGTGATTGGCGCCTGGCAGTGGGACGTGCCCAACAACCGCATCACGGGAGACGAGCGCTTCGCCCAGTCGTTTGGCTTCACGCCCGAGCAGGCGGCCCAGGGCGCACCGCTCAAGGCCTTCGTGGAGTCCATCCATCCCGAGGACCGGGACCGGACCGTGGCCCTGATCAGCCGCACCCTGGAGACGGGCGGCCCCTATCGCCATGAGTACCGCGTGCGGCACGCACGGGGCGAGTACCTGTGGGTGGAGGCCACCGGGTACTGCGTCGTCGACGCCCAGGGCAAGCCGCTGCGCTTTCCCGGTCTGCTCATCGACATCGACGAGCGCAAGCAGGCGGAGCTGCGCCAGTCCGTCTTCATGGAGATCTCCGACCGGCTGCGCGACATGACGGACACGGCGGACATCGCCGGCGCCGTCATGCCGCGCGTGGGCAAGCTGTTCCACGCGTTGCGCGCGGGCTACGGCTCCATCGACTCCCAGCAGGAGCTGGTGAACATGGAGCGCGAGTGGGTGGCCGGGCCCGACGTCTCCAGCGTGGCGGGCATCCACCGCTTCTCCGACTACGGCGTCTTCATCGAGAACCTCAAGCGGGGCGAGACCATCGCCATCCCGGACATCGAGAAGGATCCGCGCACGGCGCCGGGGGCGGCCAACCTGCTCGGCATTGGCATCCGGGCCCTGCTCAACGTGCCCTTGATGGAGCAGGGGCGCTTCGTGGCCGTGCTCTACGTGCACGACGCCCAGGCGCGGCGGTGGAACGAGGACGAGATCGAGTTCGTGCGCAACGTGGCCGATCGCATCTGGACGGCGAGCGAGCGCATCAAGGCCATGGAGCAGCTGCGGCGCGCCAACGAGACGCTGGAGCAGCGCGTGGAGGAGCGCACGCGCGAGCGCGATCGGGTCTGGAACGTGAGCCAGGATCTGCTGGTGGTGGCGGACTACGAGGGCCGCTTCGTCAGCGTCAACCCCGCCTGGAGCGCGATCCTGGGCTGGGAACCGGAGGAGCTGCTGGGCAAGAACTCCCAGTGGCTGGAGCATCCGGAGGACCACGACAAGTCCCGGGCGGAGCGCGAGCACCTGTCCGCGGGCGAGCGCACGCAGCAGTTCGAGAACCGGCTGCGGCACAAGGATGGCACCTACCGGCTGTTGTCCTGGACGGCGGTGGCGGTGCCCGAGCGGCGGCTCGTGTACTCCTCCGCGCGCGACATCACCGAGCAGCGCAAGATCGAGGAGCAGCTGCGCCAGTCCCAGAAGATGGAGGCGGTGGGCAAGCTCACGGGCGGCGTGGCGCACGACTTCAACAACCTGCTGCAGGTCATCTCCGGCAACCTCCAGCTGTTGCAGCGCGACGTGGCGGGCAACGAGCGGGGCACGCGCCGGGTGCAGACCGCCATCGGCTCGGTGGAGCGCGGCGCCCGGCTCGCCTCCCAGCTCCTGGCGTTCGCCCGGCGGCAGCCGCTCGCGCCCGTGGTCATCCACCTGGGCCGACTGGTGCGGGGCATGGACGATCTCCTGCGCCGCTCGCTCGGCGAGGACATCGAGGTGGAGACCGTCATCAGCGGCGGCCTGTGGAACACCGCCGTGGATCCCAACCAGCTCGAGAACGTCATCCTCAACCTGGCCATCAACGCCCGGGACGCGATGCACAACACCGGCAAGCTGACGATCGAGGTCAGCAACGCCATGCTGGATGACCGCTACGCGCTGACGAACCCGGAGGTACAGCCCGGCCAGTACGTGCTGCTGGCCGTCTCCGACACGGGCGGCGGCATGACCCCCGAGGTGATGGAGCGCGCCTTCGAGCCCTTCTTCACCACCAAGGCCGAGGGCCGGGGCACGGGCCTCGGCCTGAGCATGGTGTACGGCTTCGTCAAGCAGAGCGGCGGCCACGTGAAGATCTACAGCGAGGTCGGCCATGGCACGACGCTGAAGATCTACCTGCCGCGCACGTTCGACTCCGAGCTGCCCCTGGCGGGCGACGTCGTCACCGGCCCCATCGAGGGCGGCCACGAGACCATCCTGGTGGTGGAGGACGACGCCGAGGTGCGGGGCACGGTGGTGGAGATCCTCACGGAGCTGGGCTACCGCGTGCTCAAGGCGCAAGACGGACAGAGCGCGATGGCCATCCTCCAGAGCGGGCTGCTCGTGGACCTGCTCTTCACGGACGTGGTCATGCCCGGCCCGGTGCGCAGCCCGGACCTCGCCCGGCAGGCCAAGGCGCTGCTGCCGGACATCGAGGTGCTGTTCACCTCGGGGTACACGGAGAACGCCATCGTGCACGGCGGCCGGTTGGATCCCGGCGTGCACCTGTTGAGCAAGCCGCACCGCCGCGAGGACCTGGCGCGCAAGCTCCGGCAACTGCTCGACCAGCGCGCCGCGAAGCTGCGGGGCAAGGCGCCGACGCCGCCCCCCCTCCCCGCGCCGGCGCCCGTGGTGACGCCCAAGCCCGGGCCCCTGCGGGTGCTGCTCGTGGAGGACGACGAGGACATCCGCATGTCGGCGCTGGAGCTCATGGACCTGCTGGGCCATGAGGTGGTGGCGCTGCCGGACGCCGAATCGGCCATCCGGGACCTGCCGGGCCAGCGCTTCGACGTGCTGTTCACCGACGTGACCCTGCCCGGCAAGTCCGGCGTGGAGCTGGCGCGCGAGGTGCGGCAGCGCTACCCGGAGATGAAGATCATCATCGCCTCCGGCCACGGCCGCGCCGTGCTGAGCGCGGAGGACGCGCGGATGCCGAACCTGTGGGTGTTGCCCAAGCCCTACGCGCTGCCACAAATCCAGGAGGTGCTGCTCCAGGTGGCCCTGGCCTCCTGA
- the msrB gene encoding peptide-methionine (R)-S-oxide reductase MsrB → MADKLVLSDEDWKKRLTPEEYQVLRHHGTERPGSGCYLGTKTPGTYVCAGCAQPLFKSGEKFDSGTGWPSFTQPLQADSVTEYRDVSYGMVRTEVRCGRCDGHLGHVFPDGPPPTGLRYCMNSVAMKHVPEGQVLPLATK, encoded by the coding sequence ATGGCCGACAAACTGGTGTTGAGCGATGAGGACTGGAAGAAGCGTCTGACCCCCGAGGAGTACCAGGTGCTGCGCCACCATGGGACCGAGCGGCCTGGCAGCGGCTGCTACCTCGGGACGAAGACGCCGGGGACCTACGTCTGCGCGGGGTGCGCCCAGCCGCTGTTCAAGTCGGGCGAGAAGTTCGACTCCGGCACGGGCTGGCCCTCCTTCACCCAGCCGCTCCAGGCGGACTCGGTGACGGAGTACCGGGACGTGTCCTATGGCATGGTGCGCACCGAGGTGCGCTGCGGCCGGTGTGACGGCCACCTGGGCCATGTCTTCCCGGACGGTCCGCCCCCGACGGGCCTGCGCTACTGCATGAACTCGGTGGCGATGAAGCACGTGCCCGAGGGTCAGGTGCTCCCGCTCGCCACGAAGTGA
- a CDS encoding DNA-methyltransferase produces the protein MSAEAAAPALKLVQPSLRESLFAKSDAYRLYQGDSLALLKQFEAGTFDMVFADPPYFLSNGGFTCKNGKRAAVNKGEWDVSRGVEEDHAFTSAWLKECQRVLKPTGSIWVSGTQHVIFSVGFAMQKLGYKLLNTVTWYKPNASPNLACRYFTHSSELLIWASPKPAAKLQHTFNYKKMKQDNGGKQMRDVWALPRTGEEELEADEAGRVWTMTAPRREEKAHGSHPTQKPVSLLERVIEASTPEDALILDPFNGSGTTGVAAMKLGRRYVGIDLDANYLSLTKKRLAEAERASR, from the coding sequence ATGTCCGCCGAAGCCGCAGCCCCTGCCCTGAAGCTTGTCCAGCCGTCCCTGCGTGAGAGCCTCTTCGCCAAGAGCGACGCGTACCGGCTCTACCAGGGTGACAGCCTGGCCCTGCTCAAGCAGTTCGAGGCCGGCACGTTCGACATGGTGTTCGCCGATCCCCCGTACTTCCTGTCCAACGGCGGCTTCACCTGCAAGAACGGCAAGCGCGCCGCGGTGAACAAGGGCGAGTGGGACGTGTCGCGCGGCGTGGAGGAGGATCATGCCTTCACCAGCGCCTGGCTCAAGGAGTGCCAGCGCGTGCTCAAGCCCACGGGCAGCATCTGGGTGAGCGGCACCCAGCACGTCATCTTCTCGGTGGGCTTCGCGATGCAGAAGCTCGGCTACAAGCTGCTCAACACCGTCACCTGGTACAAGCCCAACGCGAGCCCCAACCTCGCCTGCCGCTACTTCACGCACTCCTCCGAGCTGCTCATCTGGGCCTCGCCCAAGCCGGCCGCCAAGCTCCAGCACACCTTCAATTACAAGAAGATGAAGCAGGACAACGGCGGCAAGCAGATGCGCGACGTGTGGGCCCTGCCGCGCACGGGTGAGGAGGAGCTGGAGGCGGACGAGGCCGGCCGGGTGTGGACCATGACGGCGCCGCGCCGCGAGGAGAAGGCGCACGGCAGCCACCCCACGCAGAAGCCCGTGTCGCTGCTCGAGCGCGTCATCGAGGCGAGCACCCCCGAGGACGCCCTCATCCTCGATCCGTTCAACGGCAGCGGCACCACCGGCGTGGCGGCCATGAAGCTCGGCCGGCGCTACGTGGGCATCGACCTGGACGCCAACTACCTGTCGCTGACCAAGAAGCGCCTGGCCGAGGCCGAGCGCGCGAGCCGCTAA
- a CDS encoding SWIM zinc finger family protein produces MASSTLTVEQVLALAPDASAAAAGRKLGAASHWTNPGRAAHALWGECRGSALYQVRVDLGDLSSKCSCPSRKFPCKHALGLLVLFAGGHLPEAPPPEWVTEWLERRAASSERKEKRKATLAEGAPPADPQAQSRRASDRQERVSRGLEAMRAWMEDLVRMGFASLEPNTDTWSTQAARLVDAQAPGMASRVRRLAEIPGSGPGWPRRLLDALGRLALAAEAWGRRDTLPAPLQEDLRTLVGFSLREEEVEARGEQVHDTWTVLSHVQDDEERVRVQRTYLMGTTTGRIALVLQFAAGRATFTDSFLPGSAFDARCVFWPSAVPRRAKVLERRGEVHAWTGPLPTLSIEDLGQRFAQELSQNPFQDSTPVLLGPVTPLRDAHAHWWLRDATGAAVRLAGENHWSLLALSGGQPLEVFGDWDGERLWPLGARVGQLLHPLQGVMS; encoded by the coding sequence ATGGCCTCTTCGACCCTGACCGTGGAACAAGTGCTCGCGCTCGCGCCGGATGCCTCGGCGGCGGCCGCGGGCCGGAAACTCGGCGCCGCGAGCCACTGGACGAATCCGGGCCGCGCCGCGCACGCGCTCTGGGGCGAGTGCCGGGGCAGTGCGCTGTACCAGGTGCGCGTCGACCTGGGAGACCTGTCCTCCAAGTGCTCGTGTCCGAGCCGCAAGTTTCCCTGCAAGCACGCCCTAGGGCTCCTGGTGCTCTTCGCCGGCGGCCACCTGCCCGAGGCCCCGCCGCCCGAGTGGGTCACCGAATGGCTGGAGCGCCGCGCCGCCTCGAGCGAGCGCAAGGAGAAGCGCAAGGCCACGCTCGCCGAGGGCGCGCCCCCCGCCGACCCGCAGGCCCAGAGCCGCCGCGCGTCGGATCGCCAGGAGCGCGTGAGCCGGGGCCTGGAGGCGATGCGGGCCTGGATGGAGGACCTGGTGCGCATGGGCTTCGCCAGCCTGGAGCCGAACACGGACACGTGGAGCACCCAGGCGGCGCGGCTCGTGGATGCCCAGGCGCCGGGCATGGCCTCGCGGGTGCGGCGGCTCGCGGAGATTCCGGGCTCGGGTCCCGGCTGGCCCCGGCGCCTGCTGGACGCGCTGGGTCGGCTCGCGCTCGCCGCCGAGGCCTGGGGACGCCGGGACACGCTGCCCGCGCCGCTCCAGGAGGACCTGCGCACCCTGGTGGGCTTCTCCCTGCGCGAGGAGGAAGTCGAGGCCCGCGGCGAGCAGGTGCACGACACCTGGACCGTCCTGTCGCACGTGCAGGACGACGAGGAGCGCGTGCGCGTGCAGCGCACCTACTTGATGGGCACCACCACGGGCCGGATCGCGCTCGTGCTCCAGTTCGCGGCCGGGCGGGCCACCTTCACCGACAGCTTCCTGCCGGGCTCGGCGTTCGACGCGCGCTGCGTGTTCTGGCCGAGCGCGGTCCCCCGTCGCGCCAAGGTGCTCGAGCGGCGCGGCGAGGTCCACGCCTGGACGGGACCCCTGCCCACCCTGTCGATCGAGGACCTGGGCCAGCGCTTCGCCCAGGAGCTGTCCCAGAATCCCTTCCAGGACAGCACGCCGGTGCTGCTCGGTCCGGTCACGCCCCTGCGGGACGCGCACGCGCACTGGTGGCTGCGCGATGCCACGGGCGCGGCGGTGCGCCTGGCCGGAGAGAACCACTGGTCGCTGCTCGCGCTGTCCGGCGGTCAGCCGCTCGAGGTGTTCGGCGACTGGGACGGCGAGCGCCTGTGGCCCCTGGGCGCGCGCGTGGGGCAGCTCCTCCACCCCCTCCAGGGAGTCATGTCATGA
- a CDS encoding DUF5691 domain-containing protein produces the protein MSDADVLTHLASLGTSRAPQADPLDGPEAAAFRALEGQSLEKRLLLAAGVRAITRAAGQLAARPEATEPPVPPETLEVCPPRVSALLRELLGGGDPERDELLAEVFKRLARARRRLPPELLVSALNRSKGPLRASLEPVLGERGRWLSRLGPAWRPSTPLEVTEAERVWAEGTFDARRTALEDMRRLDPARARQWVMDTWTQEKAEHRARFLACFDPTLSPEDEPALELGRQDHRAPTVREVARHLLARLPGSAFALRMRERARTVLLWNGTTLSVRLPAAWDAEAEKDGLDKPPSGVGQSEHWLTRLLECVPLPEWERVFQAPPQRIATEAAQTDDFAALSEGWAHAFRLEPSLAWASALLDVWSAQPAHRLTATRAQSLALTVFEQLPASERTAHSLRLLRGTATLPWREQALALTPAPWPRELGMAWLNALYDNPNTVGPLWRAVRALPPECLLAAANAPPPPLRLSAYRSVFERFQRLVTLFRILHEELNP, from the coding sequence ATGAGCGACGCCGACGTGCTGACCCACCTCGCCTCGTTGGGCACCTCCCGCGCGCCCCAGGCCGATCCGCTCGACGGTCCGGAGGCCGCGGCGTTCCGCGCCCTCGAGGGCCAGTCGCTGGAGAAGCGGCTCCTGCTCGCCGCGGGCGTGCGCGCCATCACCCGGGCCGCGGGACAGCTCGCCGCCCGGCCCGAGGCCACCGAGCCGCCCGTGCCGCCGGAGACCCTGGAGGTCTGCCCGCCCCGCGTGAGCGCCCTGCTCCGGGAGTTGCTCGGAGGGGGCGACCCCGAGCGCGACGAGCTCCTGGCCGAGGTCTTCAAGCGCCTGGCCCGGGCCCGGCGCAGGCTGCCCCCGGAGTTGCTCGTCAGTGCCCTGAACCGGAGCAAGGGTCCCCTGCGCGCGAGCCTGGAGCCCGTGCTCGGGGAGCGGGGCCGCTGGCTCTCGCGCCTCGGTCCAGCGTGGCGGCCCTCCACGCCCTTGGAGGTCACCGAGGCCGAGCGTGTCTGGGCCGAGGGCACCTTCGACGCGCGACGCACGGCCCTGGAGGACATGCGACGGCTGGACCCGGCGCGCGCCCGCCAGTGGGTGATGGACACGTGGACGCAGGAGAAGGCCGAGCACCGGGCGCGCTTCCTCGCCTGTTTCGATCCGACCCTGTCGCCCGAGGACGAGCCCGCGCTGGAGCTGGGTCGGCAGGATCATCGCGCGCCCACGGTGCGTGAGGTGGCGCGCCACCTGCTCGCGCGGCTGCCCGGCTCGGCCTTCGCGCTGCGCATGCGCGAGCGGGCCCGGACCGTGCTGCTCTGGAATGGCACCACGCTGAGTGTGCGGCTGCCCGCCGCCTGGGATGCGGAGGCCGAGAAGGATGGCCTCGACAAGCCGCCCTCGGGCGTGGGCCAGAGCGAGCACTGGCTCACCCGGCTCCTGGAGTGTGTCCCGCTGCCGGAATGGGAGCGCGTCTTCCAGGCCCCGCCCCAGCGCATCGCCACCGAGGCCGCCCAGACGGACGACTTCGCCGCCCTCTCCGAGGGCTGGGCCCACGCCTTCCGGTTGGAGCCCTCGCTCGCGTGGGCCTCGGCGCTCCTGGACGTGTGGTCGGCGCAGCCCGCCCATCGGCTCACCGCCACCCGCGCCCAGTCCCTGGCGCTCACCGTCTTCGAGCAACTGCCCGCCAGCGAGCGCACCGCGCACAGCCTGCGCCTGCTGCGCGGCACCGCCACCCTGCCCTGGCGGGAGCAGGCCCTGGCGCTGACCCCCGCGCCCTGGCCCCGGGAGCTGGGCATGGCGTGGCTCAACGCGCTGTACGACAACCCCAACACCGTGGGTCCGCTCTGGCGGGCCGTCCGGGCCCTGCCGCCCGAGTGTCTCCTCGCCGCGGCCAATGCTCCGCCCCCGCCGCTGCGGCTGTCCGCCTACCGTTCCGTCTTCGAGCGCTTCCAGCGGCTCGTCACCCTCTTTCGCATCCTCCACGAGGAGTTGAACCCGTGA
- a CDS encoding AAA family ATPase codes for MIASPVLRQHAEHQYAEELAALARVDDRPRPPGWKLSPWAVRLYLLGGTLADGTPVSAKYIGNARLVEIAVATLATDRALLLYGVPGTAKSWLSEHLAAAISGDSTLLVQGTAGTDEAVLRYGWNYARLLAEGPSEGALVPSPVMRAMREGKLARIEELTRMPSEVQDALITLLSEKTLPVPELSSEVQARAGFNVIATANNRDRGVNELSSALLRRFNTVVLPTPDSLEQEVRIVEKRVAEMGQALALPAEKPALEEIRRVVTLFRELRGGATLDGTMKLKTPSGSLSTAEVISVMNGGLAMAGYYGDGVLRAPDLAAGLTGAIVKDPVQDRVVWLEYLKTVVKEREGWKDLYRACMEVL; via the coding sequence GTGATCGCCTCCCCCGTTCTCCGCCAGCACGCCGAACACCAGTACGCCGAGGAACTGGCCGCGCTCGCCCGGGTCGACGATCGGCCCCGGCCCCCGGGCTGGAAGCTGTCCCCGTGGGCCGTGCGCCTGTACCTGCTCGGAGGCACGCTCGCGGATGGCACCCCGGTGAGCGCCAAGTACATCGGCAACGCGCGGCTGGTGGAGATCGCCGTGGCCACGCTCGCCACCGACCGCGCCCTGCTGCTCTACGGCGTGCCGGGCACCGCCAAGTCCTGGCTGAGCGAGCACCTGGCGGCCGCCATCAGCGGGGACTCGACGCTGCTCGTGCAGGGGACGGCCGGCACGGACGAGGCGGTGCTGCGCTATGGCTGGAACTACGCGCGGCTGCTCGCCGAGGGCCCCTCGGAGGGCGCCCTGGTGCCGAGCCCCGTGATGCGCGCCATGCGCGAGGGCAAGCTCGCGCGCATCGAGGAGCTCACGCGCATGCCGAGCGAGGTGCAGGACGCGCTCATCACGCTCTTGAGCGAGAAGACGCTGCCCGTGCCGGAGCTGTCCAGCGAGGTGCAGGCCCGCGCGGGCTTCAACGTCATCGCCACGGCGAACAACCGGGACCGGGGCGTCAACGAGCTGTCGAGCGCGCTCTTGCGCCGCTTCAACACCGTGGTGCTGCCCACGCCCGACTCGCTGGAGCAGGAGGTGCGGATCGTCGAGAAGCGCGTGGCCGAGATGGGTCAGGCGCTCGCCCTGCCCGCGGAGAAGCCCGCCCTGGAGGAGATCCGCCGCGTGGTGACGCTGTTCCGCGAGCTGCGCGGGGGCGCCACGCTGGACGGGACGATGAAGCTCAAGACGCCCTCGGGCTCGCTGTCCACCGCCGAGGTCATCTCGGTGATGAACGGCGGGCTGGCCATGGCGGGCTACTACGGCGACGGCGTGCTGCGGGCGCCGGACCTGGCCGCGGGCCTCACCGGCGCCATCGTGAAGGATCCCGTGCAGGACCGGGTCGTGTGGCTCGAGTACCTCAAGACGGTGGTCAAGGAGCGCGAGGGGTGGAAGGACCTCTACCGCGCCTGCATGGAGGTGTTGTGA